Proteins encoded by one window of Aliivibrio wodanis:
- the vasA gene encoding putative type VI secretion protein VasA: MSFNQYYQSELVALRELGKSFSEENPALAPFLAQEGLDPDIERLFEGFAFLVGRLHQRLDNQLPELTHSLMRLIWPNYVQAIPAMSTLKLTPSEGLTQKTTITRGTEVLSQAIEGVQCQFKTCYDVDIYPIAIHSSSFTANGNGGIYQLQIELASGVNLHSLDMKKLKIHFNGDKASCLSLIMALCSTTTQAEFCALDAEKSLINRSTFPIESIRTVGFETEQAIFDYPLNTFEGYRHIQEFFCYPEKYYYIDLTELPIWPAQFSEGCKFIDIKFTLANITHKPFYASRVQPELFCTPIVNAFKTDTQPLLLNHRKDQYKVIPASLNDNNSTILSIEEVHGWNPGQKGRINFYHFESFEHNDANNHSNYYSIRQEKNIVNGHFDTYLSFRTQYNSTNNITVSLTVNACNGALAQRLPIDSITESTSHTTGAIAFTNIRSVTPCYAPPIEKDGLWSLISNMSLNYLSLTKPEAFKRILLAYDFAGQQDDAKGKKHQRLIDGINDINTKPGDMLYQGSPVRVMNTHLHLNSKHFLCEGELYLFSEVINEFLSLYTSLNSFNRLNVTSTDGGDYSWLPRMGQQPLI, encoded by the coding sequence ATGAGTTTTAATCAATATTATCAATCAGAATTAGTTGCCTTACGTGAACTTGGAAAGTCCTTTTCAGAAGAGAACCCAGCTCTAGCACCTTTCCTTGCCCAAGAAGGGCTTGACCCTGATATTGAGCGCTTATTTGAAGGGTTTGCTTTTTTAGTTGGCCGTTTGCACCAACGATTAGACAATCAACTTCCTGAGTTAACCCACTCTTTGATGAGGTTAATATGGCCGAATTATGTTCAAGCTATACCAGCAATGAGCACCTTAAAGTTAACACCTTCTGAAGGATTAACACAAAAAACAACTATCACACGTGGAACAGAAGTACTAAGCCAAGCAATAGAAGGCGTACAATGCCAATTCAAAACCTGCTATGATGTTGATATATATCCAATTGCAATTCATTCATCTTCATTTACAGCTAATGGTAATGGAGGGATATATCAACTTCAAATCGAATTAGCTTCAGGGGTTAATCTTCATTCATTGGATATGAAGAAACTTAAAATTCATTTTAATGGTGACAAAGCCAGTTGCCTCTCTTTAATAATGGCGCTGTGTTCAACGACAACTCAAGCCGAATTTTGTGCATTAGACGCTGAAAAATCCCTCATCAATCGTTCAACATTCCCTATTGAGAGTATTCGAACCGTTGGTTTTGAAACTGAACAAGCTATTTTTGACTATCCTCTTAACACTTTCGAAGGCTATCGTCATATACAAGAATTTTTTTGCTACCCTGAAAAATATTACTACATTGACTTAACTGAACTTCCTATTTGGCCAGCTCAGTTTAGTGAAGGCTGTAAATTTATTGATATAAAATTCACCCTAGCTAATATTACTCACAAACCTTTTTATGCAAGTCGAGTTCAGCCTGAGCTGTTCTGCACCCCTATTGTGAATGCTTTTAAAACAGATACTCAACCTCTTTTATTAAATCATCGTAAAGATCAATATAAAGTAATTCCAGCCTCATTAAACGATAACAATAGTACTATTTTATCAATTGAAGAAGTTCATGGTTGGAATCCTGGGCAAAAAGGTCGTATCAACTTCTATCATTTTGAATCATTTGAACATAATGACGCTAATAATCACTCAAATTATTACAGTATTAGGCAAGAAAAAAATATTGTAAATGGACATTTTGATACTTACTTATCATTTCGTACTCAATACAACTCTACCAATAATATAACGGTATCATTAACAGTAAATGCATGTAATGGAGCATTAGCGCAACGTTTACCTATTGATTCTATTACTGAAAGTACATCACATACGACAGGAGCAATAGCTTTTACAAATATTCGCTCTGTCACTCCTTGTTATGCTCCGCCAATCGAAAAAGATGGGTTATGGTCACTGATTTCAAACATGTCCCTCAACTACCTTTCACTTACTAAGCCAGAAGCCTTTAAACGAATTCTATTAGCTTATGATTTTGCAGGACAGCAAGATGATGCTAAAGGCAAAAAACACCAACGCTTGATTGATGGCATTAATGATATAAATACAAAGCCTGGAGACATGCTCTATCAAGGTTCTCCTGTTAGAGTAATGAATACACATTTGCACCTAAATAGTAAACACTTCCTCTGTGAAGGCGAATTATACTTATTCTCGGAGGTGATTAATGAATTTTTATCACTGTATACCAGTCTGAACTCGTTCAACCGACTCAACGTAACAAGTACTGATGGAGGCGACTATTCATGGCTACCACGAATGGGGCAACAACCTCTTATTTGA
- the vasH gene encoding sigma-54 dependent transcriptional regulatory protein, whose translation MSDQGEFTQCWLSGVLKHSGAQKVICFLSQASGTQLFKMAEGFTQTNGDSKIKLVSVEQSQHANQRINTDYSEFNTLTLCMSEGRNFNLHFSQCSDEIKDTLFDHSEHYSLTDGEVEFMPLRNAQGRVSGVLMFYFSRFTCYQKSDRQTINTLNSLAIDRLAFTLKTQPHSLEEKLAPQSQSAHIPSDLNIIGESQAIKNVRLTISKALHIHRNVLVTGETGSGKELIAKAIHQFGNRRNEPYIIQNCASIPEHLLESELFGYQKGAFTGADRDYIGLIRSADKGILFLDEIGDMPSSLQAKLLRVLEEKKVRPLGSTTLYDVDVKIISATHQALIKKIELGEFRQDLYFRLAQFPIALPPLRERNGDIALLSRFFAANYSQELHQSTPELTKDFLEYLTTYSFPGNIRELKNIIERCCMEDPDTQQLNKSIISKVLSDIMLMTPKKQKETTLTGSLSSQIEQFEKTVLTTYLEKHQGHLQTIANRLELSKGSLDYRLRKFNLSAKEWRY comes from the coding sequence ATGTCAGATCAAGGGGAGTTTACTCAATGTTGGTTATCTGGGGTTCTCAAGCACAGTGGTGCTCAAAAAGTCATTTGCTTTTTATCTCAAGCCTCAGGAACTCAACTGTTTAAAATGGCAGAAGGCTTCACACAAACAAATGGCGATAGCAAAATCAAACTCGTTTCTGTCGAGCAGAGTCAACACGCCAATCAACGTATTAATACAGACTATAGCGAATTCAACACTTTAACGCTTTGCATGAGTGAAGGACGTAATTTTAACCTTCATTTCAGTCAATGTAGTGATGAAATTAAAGACACCCTATTTGATCATTCTGAACATTATTCACTCACTGATGGTGAAGTTGAATTCATGCCATTAAGAAATGCTCAAGGGCGTGTTTCAGGGGTATTGATGTTCTATTTTTCACGTTTTACTTGTTATCAAAAGAGCGACAGACAAACCATTAATACGCTTAATTCATTAGCAATTGATCGCTTAGCATTCACCTTAAAAACCCAACCTCATTCCTTGGAAGAAAAACTAGCTCCTCAATCACAATCGGCTCATATTCCTTCTGACTTAAATATCATTGGAGAAAGCCAAGCGATTAAAAACGTACGATTAACTATTTCTAAAGCACTGCATATACATCGTAATGTGTTAGTTACTGGTGAAACCGGCAGTGGTAAAGAGCTAATAGCCAAAGCAATTCATCAATTTGGTAACCGAAGAAACGAGCCTTATATAATTCAAAATTGTGCATCTATTCCTGAACATCTATTAGAGAGTGAATTATTTGGTTACCAGAAAGGCGCATTTACTGGAGCCGATAGAGATTATATTGGATTAATTCGTTCAGCAGATAAAGGCATTCTATTTTTAGATGAAATTGGGGACATGCCATCCTCACTTCAAGCCAAATTGCTGCGCGTATTGGAAGAGAAAAAGGTACGCCCTCTTGGCTCAACCACTCTCTATGATGTTGATGTAAAGATTATTTCTGCAACTCATCAAGCATTAATAAAAAAAATAGAACTCGGTGAGTTTCGTCAAGATCTCTATTTCCGTTTAGCCCAATTTCCCATAGCGCTTCCTCCACTAAGAGAAAGAAATGGAGATATTGCGCTTCTTAGTCGCTTTTTTGCAGCTAATTACTCCCAAGAGCTTCACCAGTCAACACCTGAATTAACTAAAGATTTTCTCGAATATCTAACTACGTATTCATTTCCAGGCAATATTAGAGAATTAAAAAACATTATAGAGCGTTGCTGTATGGAAGATCCTGATACTCAACAATTAAATAAATCCATCATCAGCAAAGTGCTCAGCGATATTATGCTAATGACGCCTAAAAAACAGAAAGAAACAACACTCACAGGCAGTCTTTCTTCTCAAATAGAGCAGTTTGAAAAAACAGTACTGACGACTTATTTAGAAAAACATCAAGGACATTTACAAACAATTGCCAACCGACTCGAACTATCAAAAGGTTCACTCGATTATCGATTACGTAAATTTAATTTATCAGCAAAAGAATGGAGATATTAA
- the vasD gene encoding putative type VI secretion protein VasD, protein MKKLFLLITIFFLNACSSVPDPTYVALTLNASANLNPDHVDRPSPLVIRVIEISSITSFENAEFFDLYNNAQSTLGADFIAEEEMILRPGDRKTIKLQLDAKGQYLAIIGAYQHIENAKWHYIYTVEQEEAQKIELIATDNAIVKLERVKKKSSSLKNSTRI, encoded by the coding sequence ATGAAAAAATTGTTTCTTCTCATTACCATATTTTTTTTGAATGCATGCAGCAGTGTTCCAGACCCGACTTATGTTGCACTAACTCTTAACGCTTCAGCCAATCTAAACCCGGATCATGTAGATCGCCCCTCCCCACTAGTAATTAGGGTCATTGAGATCTCATCAATCACTAGTTTTGAGAATGCTGAATTTTTTGATTTATACAATAATGCCCAATCAACTTTAGGTGCTGATTTTATTGCTGAAGAAGAGATGATTCTACGCCCTGGAGATCGGAAAACCATTAAATTACAACTCGATGCCAAAGGGCAATACCTTGCAATTATTGGGGCTTATCAACATATAGAAAATGCTAAATGGCACTACATATATACCGTTGAGCAAGAAGAAGCACAGAAGATTGAGCTCATTGCCACAGATAATGCCATTGTAAAATTAGAACGTGTGAAAAAAAAATCATCTTCACTAAAAAATAGCACTCGTATTTAG
- the vasG gene encoding chaperone ClpB: MINVELPQLIKTLDKESHLALEQAAQLCVTRGGNEVLCEDFILAALNNPQSFWNKACQQYNVSTEHLIETLQHGRKSTSSESNHPVLSTALIEWLQESYLYSMLEMKLPEVLAANLLLTLLTHPNKYGHTPYYRELSIIPAALLKQQVEGLIDSVTQNEHTNHEHQSALEAYTTNYTQLAKEDKIDPVLCRDSEIRQMVDILARRRKNNPMIVGEAGVGKTALVEGLAIKIAQGEVPDLLQNVSLLSLDLGLLQAGASIKGEFERRLNLVITAVQESPSPIILFIDEAHTLIGAGGQAGSNDAANLLKPALARGELRTIGATTWSEYKKYIEKDPALARRFQPVTVLEPSVEQAVTILRGLAERYEESHGVYVRDDAIIAAAELSSRYISGRQLPDKAIDLLDTACARVKINLKAKPESLEALLHTIAITQRELNYVVRDKQAGIDIEESLITRLEDTLVQTQQQADDLEQQWCEQKELAEALLTSRIDISQCDEEAEHKRLVCNQQEIYQQLTNAQTSGSLVNYETCPSLVAEVVSHWTGIPLSTLQRGQATQVLNIKRQLKEQIKGQDQAVIALEKAIQATAAGLNNPNAPTGVFLFIGPSGVGKTQTAQAIADLMYGGEQFLTTINMSEFQEKHTVSRLIGSPPGYVGYGEGGVLTEAVRQRPYSVILLDEVEKADPDVMNIFYQIFDKGVANDGEGREINFKQTLIIMTSNLASDQIEALCSQEEKPTTAELTKAIRPTLNQYFKPALVGRMNVVPFFPLELDSMEALVTIRLNQLQDQLLQQDITLDYDKDIAHHIAQSCTLTETGARNIDAIINHQLKPAFSSQILLALARKDPLRQITLAIDFDGQVCCEFGE; encoded by the coding sequence ATGATTAACGTAGAATTACCTCAATTAATAAAAACATTAGATAAAGAATCTCACTTAGCGTTAGAGCAAGCAGCACAACTGTGCGTCACTCGTGGAGGAAACGAAGTTCTCTGCGAAGATTTCATTTTAGCCGCATTAAATAACCCACAAAGTTTTTGGAATAAAGCATGTCAGCAATATAACGTCTCTACCGAACACTTAATTGAAACATTACAACACGGTAGAAAAAGCACATCCTCTGAAAGTAACCACCCCGTACTTTCGACTGCTTTAATTGAATGGTTACAAGAAAGTTACCTATATTCGATGCTTGAAATGAAACTCCCTGAAGTACTCGCCGCTAATTTATTATTAACCTTACTGACTCATCCCAATAAATATGGTCACACTCCGTATTATCGAGAATTAAGCATTATTCCTGCCGCATTATTAAAGCAGCAAGTAGAAGGTCTTATCGATTCTGTGACTCAAAACGAACATACAAATCATGAGCACCAGAGTGCATTAGAGGCCTACACCACCAATTACACTCAACTCGCTAAAGAAGATAAAATCGACCCAGTATTATGCCGAGACAGTGAGATCAGACAAATGGTCGACATTTTAGCTCGTCGTCGTAAAAACAACCCGATGATTGTTGGCGAAGCTGGAGTAGGAAAAACTGCGTTAGTCGAAGGCTTAGCCATCAAAATAGCACAAGGTGAAGTTCCTGATCTTTTACAAAATGTGTCTCTTCTTTCGCTAGATTTAGGCTTATTACAAGCCGGCGCAAGCATTAAAGGTGAGTTTGAACGCCGTTTAAATCTCGTTATTACTGCCGTTCAAGAAAGTCCAAGCCCCATCATTCTTTTCATTGATGAAGCCCACACCTTAATTGGTGCAGGTGGACAAGCCGGGAGTAACGATGCGGCGAACTTATTAAAACCCGCACTCGCTCGTGGTGAATTACGAACCATTGGCGCGACCACTTGGTCTGAGTACAAAAAATACATTGAAAAAGATCCTGCTTTAGCACGTCGATTCCAACCAGTAACAGTTCTTGAACCTAGCGTAGAACAAGCCGTCACTATCTTACGTGGACTTGCTGAACGCTATGAAGAGAGTCACGGCGTTTATGTCCGAGACGATGCCATTATTGCCGCCGCTGAATTGTCTTCTCGTTATATTAGTGGGCGTCAATTGCCAGATAAAGCTATTGACCTGCTCGACACGGCTTGCGCCCGAGTAAAAATCAACCTCAAAGCCAAACCAGAATCGTTAGAAGCGCTTTTGCATACCATTGCAATTACCCAGCGAGAATTAAATTACGTTGTAAGAGACAAACAAGCTGGAATTGATATCGAAGAAAGCCTCATCACTCGTCTTGAAGACACCTTAGTCCAAACGCAACAGCAAGCTGACGATCTAGAACAGCAATGGTGCGAGCAAAAAGAGTTAGCAGAAGCCTTACTGACTTCACGAATCGATATTTCACAATGCGATGAAGAAGCAGAACATAAACGCTTAGTTTGCAATCAACAAGAAATTTATCAGCAACTCACTAATGCCCAGACTTCGGGTTCTCTGGTCAATTATGAAACCTGCCCTTCTCTTGTTGCAGAAGTGGTATCTCACTGGACAGGGATCCCACTAAGCACTTTACAACGCGGACAAGCAACCCAAGTGCTGAACATAAAACGCCAACTTAAAGAACAAATTAAAGGTCAAGACCAAGCCGTTATCGCACTAGAAAAAGCGATTCAAGCTACGGCTGCGGGTCTTAATAACCCAAATGCCCCAACGGGAGTTTTTCTGTTTATCGGCCCAAGTGGCGTTGGGAAAACACAAACCGCACAAGCAATTGCTGATCTTATGTATGGCGGTGAGCAATTTCTTACCACCATTAATATGTCTGAGTTCCAAGAAAAACATACTGTTTCACGATTAATCGGCTCACCTCCAGGTTATGTTGGTTACGGCGAAGGTGGTGTATTGACCGAAGCTGTACGCCAACGTCCCTACTCTGTCATTTTATTAGATGAAGTGGAAAAAGCAGATCCTGACGTAATGAACATTTTCTATCAAATTTTTGACAAAGGTGTTGCTAATGATGGAGAAGGGCGCGAGATAAACTTTAAACAAACCTTGATTATAATGACCTCTAACTTGGCATCAGACCAAATTGAAGCCCTGTGCAGCCAAGAAGAAAAACCCACCACTGCCGAGCTAACCAAAGCCATTCGCCCAACGCTAAATCAATACTTTAAACCAGCACTGGTTGGTCGAATGAACGTCGTTCCTTTTTTCCCGCTTGAGCTAGATAGTATGGAAGCCTTGGTGACTATTCGATTAAACCAACTGCAAGATCAGCTTCTACAACAAGACATTACGCTAGATTATGATAAAGACATTGCCCATCACATAGCTCAAAGCTGCACCTTAACCGAAACTGGTGCTCGAAACATTGATGCCATTATTAATCATCAATTAAAACCTGCGTTTTCATCTCAAATTTTATTGGCACTTGCTCGAAAAGATCCATTACGCCAAATCACTCTTGCTATCGACTTTGATGGACAAGTTTGCTGTGAGTTTGGGGAGTAA
- the vasS gene encoding putative type VI secretion protein VasS, whose protein sequence is MSSQRLFERLLAGTTSHNLASNTQTITDSIHTHVTQLLSIRQGAALIRPDLGLPDLNMSHMTPHDAIMYVKKEVERVITQYETRITNIKVHYLGDIHSPLHLYFDIQGDILLNGQLVSISFTTETHAKNRKLNNNHIQGAA, encoded by the coding sequence ATGTCATCACAAAGACTATTTGAACGGCTATTAGCCGGAACGACATCACATAATCTGGCATCAAATACCCAGACAATTACTGACTCTATTCATACTCATGTGACTCAATTGCTATCAATTCGACAAGGCGCTGCATTGATCCGTCCTGACTTAGGGTTACCAGATCTCAATATGTCCCATATGACACCCCACGACGCTATTATGTATGTTAAAAAAGAAGTCGAACGAGTAATTACACAATATGAAACACGAATTACCAATATAAAAGTTCATTATCTAGGGGATATCCATAGCCCGCTTCATCTCTATTTTGATATTCAAGGCGATATTTTATTAAATGGCCAATTGGTTTCAATTTCATTTACTACAGAAACACATGCTAAGAATAGAAAGCTAAACAATAATCATATTCAAGGTGCTGCATGA
- the vasG gene encoding putative type VI secretion protein VasG, with amino-acid sequence MKALDHICNQLAQSYDISHDEAYNRIQFIANPSQGFAAREIQAITINSHYDGLPKITLTLNMLSLIGASSPLPHYYNDYLSQDENNILKPFLDIFHHRLHRLIRNVWQKYRYNAAFREGANDPFSQHIFALLGLKSQELREDNTIDWPRLFPYLGLLCQRVRSANTIEALLRYYFQHADIYIEECLFRHCYIPEKQRCELGQRNSALGNNSVLGDRVPDRANKFRIHIKQLTWKDFHSFLTDKPNWITLNRLVQFTVKDPLSFDIQLHLKKGEPRPLRLSHCNECCLGWTSWLGSDANEGQITLSGKTL; translated from the coding sequence ATGAAAGCTCTTGATCATATCTGTAATCAATTAGCTCAATCTTATGATATTTCTCATGATGAAGCTTATAACCGTATTCAATTTATCGCGAATCCATCTCAAGGTTTTGCCGCTAGAGAGATCCAAGCAATTACCATAAATTCGCATTATGACGGCTTACCAAAAATAACTTTGACATTAAATATGCTGTCACTAATTGGAGCCTCATCGCCCTTACCGCATTATTACAACGATTATCTATCTCAAGATGAGAATAATATTCTTAAACCTTTTTTAGATATTTTCCATCATAGATTACATCGGCTTATCCGCAATGTATGGCAAAAATATCGCTATAATGCGGCATTCAGAGAAGGAGCTAACGACCCTTTTTCTCAACATATATTTGCATTGCTTGGTCTTAAAAGCCAAGAATTAAGAGAAGATAATACAATAGATTGGCCTCGCCTATTCCCTTATTTAGGCTTGCTCTGCCAGCGAGTACGCTCGGCAAACACTATAGAGGCACTGTTACGTTACTACTTCCAACACGCTGATATATATATCGAAGAATGCCTCTTCCGTCATTGCTATATACCAGAAAAGCAACGATGCGAATTAGGACAACGTAACTCAGCTCTCGGTAATAATTCTGTCTTAGGAGATCGTGTACCTGATCGTGCCAATAAATTTAGGATCCACATAAAACAACTTACGTGGAAAGATTTTCATTCATTTTTAACCGATAAACCTAATTGGATTACTCTCAATCGATTAGTGCAATTTACAGTAAAAGACCCTCTTTCTTTCGATATTCAGCTTCATTTAAAAAAGGGAGAGCCTCGCCCATTAAGACTCTCTCACTGTAATGAATGCTGCTTAGGGTGGACTAGTTGGTTAGGCTCTGATGCAAATGAAGGGCAAATTACACTTTCAGGGAAGACATTATGA
- the vasR gene encoding putative type VI secretion protein VasR, translating into MSETSTLQEAQSETTVGLLDQIVAQTNLTPEDETYGIAKRGVSAFIEELLKPHNQEEPVKKALIDKMLTEIDQRLSKQVDEILHHSSFQQLESSWRGLKLLVDRTDFRENIKIEVISVSKTDLLEDFEDAEEITQSGLYKHVYTNEFGTFGGQPVGAIIGNYDFSPSAPDIKNLQNVASVAAMAHAPFISAAGPKFFGLDSFEGLPDLKDLSDHFESPQYTKWQSFREQEDSRFVGLTLPRFLLRQPYDPEENPVKTFNYHENVSTTHEDYLWGNTAFTMASRITDSFANFRWCPNIIGPQSGGAVEDLPLHHFESMGDIETKIPTEVLVSDRREYELAEEGFIALTMRKGSDNAAFFSANSVQKTKFFGNSEEGKSAELNYRLGTQLPYLFIISRLAHYIKVLQREQIGSWKERTDLEQELNGWIRQFIADQENPPAEVRSRRPLRAANIEVSDVEGNPGWYKVNLSVRPHFKYMGSDFTLSLVGKLDQE; encoded by the coding sequence ATGTCAGAGACCAGTACATTACAAGAAGCACAAAGTGAAACCACCGTAGGCCTTCTTGATCAAATCGTTGCACAAACTAACCTTACACCAGAGGATGAAACCTATGGTATAGCAAAACGAGGAGTCAGTGCTTTTATTGAAGAGTTATTAAAACCTCATAATCAAGAAGAGCCTGTAAAAAAAGCTTTAATTGATAAAATGCTAACTGAAATTGATCAACGTTTAAGTAAGCAAGTAGATGAAATCCTACATCACTCTTCTTTTCAACAGTTAGAGTCTTCATGGCGTGGGTTAAAACTTCTCGTTGACCGCACTGATTTTCGTGAAAATATCAAGATTGAAGTTATCAGTGTATCTAAAACCGATTTATTAGAGGACTTTGAAGATGCCGAAGAAATTACCCAATCCGGTCTCTATAAGCACGTCTACACTAATGAGTTTGGTACATTTGGTGGGCAACCTGTTGGTGCTATTATTGGTAATTATGATTTTAGCCCTTCTGCGCCCGATATTAAAAACCTGCAAAATGTGGCTTCAGTAGCAGCAATGGCTCACGCTCCATTTATTTCAGCAGCTGGACCTAAATTCTTTGGATTAGACTCTTTTGAAGGGTTACCTGATCTGAAAGATCTGAGTGATCATTTTGAAAGCCCTCAATATACAAAATGGCAAAGCTTTCGGGAACAAGAAGACTCGCGCTTTGTCGGGTTAACACTGCCAAGGTTTTTACTGCGTCAGCCCTATGATCCTGAAGAAAATCCGGTTAAAACATTTAATTATCATGAAAATGTCTCCACTACCCATGAAGATTACTTATGGGGAAATACTGCATTTACTATGGCTTCACGCATTACTGATAGCTTTGCTAATTTCCGTTGGTGCCCAAACATTATAGGTCCTCAATCAGGTGGAGCAGTTGAAGATTTACCTCTTCATCACTTTGAAAGTATGGGCGATATAGAAACTAAAATTCCAACCGAGGTCCTAGTTTCAGATCGTCGTGAGTATGAATTAGCCGAAGAGGGCTTCATAGCATTAACCATGCGTAAAGGTTCCGATAATGCGGCCTTTTTCTCTGCTAACTCAGTTCAAAAAACGAAATTCTTTGGTAACTCAGAAGAAGGGAAAAGTGCTGAACTTAATTATCGATTAGGTACTCAACTTCCTTATCTATTTATCATCAGTCGCTTAGCTCACTATATAAAAGTATTACAGCGAGAGCAGATCGGCAGTTGGAAAGAGCGAACAGATTTAGAGCAAGAATTAAATGGTTGGATCCGACAATTCATAGCAGATCAAGAAAATCCACCAGCAGAGGTAAGAAGCCGTCGACCTCTCAGAGCTGCAAATATTGAAGTATCCGACGTAGAAGGAAATCCAGGCTGGTATAAAGTCAATTTATCAGTTCGACCACACTTTAAATATATGGGTTCAGATTTCACTTTATCTTTAGTCGGTAAATTAGACCAAGAATAA
- the vasC gene encoding putative type VI secretion protein VasC yields the protein MELIFDIIQSQDLPMDTLPTFTFKKAGGTIGRSSDADWYIADSKRQLSNIHASISFDNEQYFITDSSTNGTYLNGQEASLNNGELHPISHGDVYELGFIKLRARLLQDPTNYISPNKNNNPLLDPLANHGTEQAPSVFDMIPDDSFLSNTPIEELLNSDEDIILKQVEETIPSQLIMDDALLKEQFISPVLNEDVINDDIELEPQQIKPKATTQSTSNSSTHLNSPSHIEQALSNNEAYLAALSKGLGIELTDLDDPEQTLFEIGAALRSSISGIQQLLRTRTEMKNKLTANATTIQAQGNNPIKFSHDVNDALNVILHHKPGYLQGIEAINQSCKDIQANQLAIHDACQSTLDTLIEKLSPQTLVYRFVQEGVHSKFGKADAQYWQSYIKLHEKINKDPDWRNALLEQDFAKQYETQLQMLSAALRV from the coding sequence ATGGAATTAATTTTTGACATTATTCAATCACAAGATCTTCCTATGGATACTCTTCCTACTTTTACATTTAAAAAAGCCGGAGGGACTATAGGTCGAAGCAGCGATGCTGATTGGTATATTGCGGACTCTAAGCGCCAATTATCAAATATTCACGCCTCAATTAGTTTTGATAATGAACAATATTTCATTACTGATAGCAGCACTAATGGGACTTACCTAAACGGCCAAGAAGCTTCTTTAAATAATGGTGAGCTACATCCTATTTCTCATGGTGATGTATATGAACTTGGGTTTATCAAATTGAGAGCTCGCCTCCTCCAAGATCCAACTAATTATATTTCTCCTAATAAGAATAATAACCCATTATTAGATCCATTAGCGAATCACGGTACAGAACAAGCCCCCTCTGTATTTGACATGATCCCTGATGATAGCTTTTTAAGTAATACTCCCATTGAAGAGTTACTCAATAGTGATGAAGATATCATTTTAAAACAAGTTGAAGAGACTATTCCTTCTCAATTGATCATGGATGATGCATTACTTAAAGAACAATTTATTTCACCAGTATTAAATGAAGACGTTATCAATGATGATATTGAATTAGAGCCTCAACAGATAAAACCCAAAGCAACCACACAATCAACATCAAATAGCTCAACTCATTTAAATTCACCTTCTCATATAGAACAAGCTCTTAGCAATAACGAGGCATATTTAGCAGCACTATCCAAAGGCCTAGGCATTGAGTTAACTGATTTAGATGATCCAGAACAAACTTTATTTGAAATTGGGGCAGCTTTACGCAGCTCTATAAGTGGTATACAGCAACTGCTTCGTACTAGAACTGAAATGAAAAATAAGCTGACGGCGAACGCAACTACAATTCAAGCTCAAGGTAATAATCCAATCAAATTCAGCCACGATGTAAACGATGCACTCAATGTCATACTTCATCATAAACCAGGATACTTACAAGGTATTGAAGCTATCAATCAAAGCTGTAAAGACATTCAAGCAAATCAACTTGCTATTCATGATGCTTGCCAAAGCACTTTAGATACTCTCATTGAAAAACTGTCTCCTCAAACCTTAGTTTATCGATTTGTTCAAGAAGGCGTCCACAGTAAATTTGGTAAAGCCGATGCGCAATATTGGCAGTCATATATAAAATTACACGAAAAAATAAACAAAGATCCAGATTGGAGAAATGCTCTATTAGAACAAGATTTTGCTAAACAATATGAAACTCAATTACAAATGCTCTCTGCTGCACTGCGTGTGTAA